GTGCCTCCTAGCTTAGTCAGGCCCGGCCCTTTACTACCgaactgcttaaaaaaaaaagtaaactaaaacttattttaaaaataaaacgttGTTAACAAGCTCTCTCGTTTCACACTGGCTGTGggacattgggggggggggcgcataAAAAAGGTATATAATTTtgaacacaaataaaacaacaatttacACATAGCCTACACATCATTCATAGATAGGATAATAGTTTTAATAAGTAAAGGAAAAGTttacgtatggcgccaccactttttcattcgaaataaaataatatagtatctaatttacctgattgatatatccctttttgtaaaacgtatggcgccaccactttttcattcgaaataaaataatatagtatctaatttacctgattgatatatccctttttgtaaaaattagtgaaaaagtggtggcgcgatacggaaagttatccaaaaacaATACAAACGAATGAATGAAATTGAGCTGaaggtaaaattaaaaaatcatacCTTTTTGGGCATTCTTCATACACGCTTCAAATGCATGCTCGATCTGTATTCTGTTGAGCAGTTTCCAAGAATCTGAAAAAAATTCCAGTAAAGTTACATTTTGTTATCATTACCAAAAAGGACTAAAATTTGTCGTTTTCACGAAACTGGTTAAACACAGAAagtaaattgaattgaacactCACTATTTCAATAGCTATGCCAATTCATGAATACCATGAATGACAGTCTGTTTGTTGAATAAAAGTTATAAAACAACGTACCTAATGACAAGTTGTATAATTTTAAACAATCTTAATACCTGGTTGATCATGTTGGTTGCCTTCTACAGCTGTGGGTGAACGAAAAAGTGCTTTTCTGGGGTTCTCAAAGTCCGGCTTTCTGGAAGAACTGGCCATTTCTTTTACATGAAAATCGCGCCCTCTTATGACGTCgtcacatgaaaaaaaaacatatccgAAAAAAGACAAACGTATATATTTATGTTAAACTTCCCACAGTCCTTCCTTTATTCAAACGCAATACAATAAATGAGAACACACGGGCTTGTTTTGGATGCCCTATTTTCTTCCTaaattgaaataataatgaagtacCGACTCCTCTtcatcttttgtttaaaaatagctGCCTAGTCTTGTCCTGGACAAGTTACCGTTTTACAATGgaggtatttttttatattttttttatttcacagacacacaggcatgatattcttgcTACTtttcgattttgtttttactcagaAACAAAATCGGAAATGCCTGCATACCTACCACCAACACTGGAAAGGAAGATTATAAACAACAAACAGTTTGAAGCAGCGATATTTTGACCACATTATTcattttaataacaatttgCAATCATCATGTCATTTACAGATATACAATTTGACCATGTACAATACAATCTTAATATATACATTGACCCCTCCCATATGAAGCCCCTCCCCTTGATAGGGTGCCACGCCCATCATTAACTACcaccaacattttgaaaacaattctaAAAATCTTTGTTTCATCAGTTTTATTAAAATGACTTGAGATTGATTTTGATAATAGTTAATAAGGTATTAAATAAACAGGGATGAAAAACCAAATGGTATTAGTATTGTGCATTGTTTAAAGACTTTATCTGACGATATGAAATAAGAGCGGGTTTCTGCATTGCCTTTCCGGTATTACCGAAGAGCTTTTGAACTTCTTTGATGTAGTCTTGTCACTAGGAGACTGCAACATTCACTAAATGTAACAAACTGCAACCTTGTGCTCAATGTCagaaaactttgcttagcacacttctgctaagcagcaatgagcaggaaaccagtcacaagttgtatgTGTGATATGtttgtttggctggtaacctttattctggtaagtgtaactttgttatgcttagctatttttttgtgctgaagcaactctataaaattgggccaagacCTGATGGAATAAGAAAGATTGTTGTCAACTAAATTATTAAGCAGAATTCAAACCTCAAAGACCTACTCCCACAcctcaaatatttttatttcttgaAATATTTACAGAATTACATCTTTGAGTTGAGAAACTCCAAAGATCATCCCAATCACCTAGCATCTCTTTGAAATGAATGATACATTTGGCAAAAGAATTGAATAATTATCATGTAAAGCAAATTGGGTTAGTTTGGGCTGCTatgcttttttcttttctttttctgccATCCATTAGTTTTAATGTATAAATATTATCAAATATTCTATCCTACAGTTCAAATTGTAACAATTGCAGTCAAACAACCCAGTTTATCAACAGAGGGCTTTgacattatattattattattatacaggaATGTTATCAGCCCAATGACgcggggtcaatttcacagagttgctaaacacaaaaatgtgctttaaTAGcgtgaaatttttgccttgatgaaaacaggattaccaaacaaatttccacatgtatttcagaataagcaaacaacagctgaataacaGTAACATGCAATATGCAAGAAacggaaatttggtttgtaatccggtttttatcaagaaagaaatttcatgctaagcacatttccgtgctaagcagctctatgacattgggcccaagGGCactttgtaaagcgcattgatgcgttattgtaaaatgcgctatataggaagtagttattattaatttacaACACGCAGCTTATGTAAAACGCCACTGGTTGAAGATTTATGACTTGGGGTCCAACTTATTGAGTGAATTACACAATGTTTCTTCAACAATGTTATCAGGAACTTTTCAGTAGCAGATGTGGAGTAATTTCTcaaatgttttaacaaaataacaataatcttCCTGCATTGTCAAAGCCTTTTATCGAGGCCTTCGTGGCGTAAACAGCAGAGCCACTGGAATAGGAGACCATGCGCCTGAGTCGGGTGTTATCGAGTGGCGAGGCCACTCTCCTGCGTCATCTCCCGTTCCAGTCTCTTGGGATCACAGCTCTCCAAGCCACAAAGGCCGTGACAAAAGGCTAACATTGTCAAGGCTATCAGAACCTGAGTGTACATAAACCTTGATGAGACAACACGAAGCAAGTGAAATTTGAAGATTTGTTTTGAGTGGaattcaaataattaaaaagatTAACTGAACCGTCTGACATTTTTTGGGCAATTTTCCTTGGAGAAATTACATGTTCATCACAAAAAGACGATGACCAGACAAGTTAATAACCTAATGtgttaacaaataataaaaacaaatggacaGTGAGAACACTTCTTGCTCGTAATACTATTAATAAAGGTGTATGAAATGCTTAATTGGCAATGTGAaaacaattcaaatagagaTCATTATTCTACTAGGGTTAGGACaattaaaggaaaaacaaaggaaaacaaagtcatgaaattgttttcctAAAGAAGCAAGTTAAAGGGCTGTAAAGGGCAAaaccatgttaaaggcagtggacactattggtaattactcaaaataaatattagcataaaacctttcttggtgatgagtaatggggagaggttgatggtataaaacattgtgagaaacggctccctctgaagtgccatagtttttgagaaagaagtaatgttccacgattttgatttcaagaccttagatttagaacttgaggtctcaaaatcaaccatctaaacgcacacaactttgtgtgacaaggtttttttttttttcctttcattaatatctcgtaaACTCGAagacggattgagctcaaattttcacaggtttgttattttatgcatatgttgggatacaccaactatgacggctagtctttgacaattactaatagtgtccactgcctttatttaaAGGAGGCAATGCGTTCTGTGGAATAAATGACCTGAATAAATGACTGGGAATAACTTGGACAATTAACTCAATCTCAACGCTATTAAACATTTCATGAAACTCTCCTACTATTACAACATATTATTAATATCCATCGTGCCTCAACAACAGTctaaacatacttttttttctaaattaatcaaaataacacTTTGTGAAGACACCAACACTATTTTTGTATACGATATACTTTTTGCAAATAATAAACGAGTGAAAACTTTCACTCTTCCgacaaacaaaatcacttttgGCCTGAATAACATAAGCACTGGATATAACAAAGCTAAAAACCACTGGACTGGatttgacaattaaaaattgcacTGAGATTAAAATTTTCACAACGCCTCTtaagatttaaaagaaaaaccatctGGCACTAACTTTCTCTTTAAACTGTGTTCTCGTTCCAAATTATGAGCAGAgataaataataaagaaaacaattttgttagtctaaaagtttgtaaaatgtattttcattcattttttttagcgTATAAACGAACGTCCAAAGTCACTTTTTGTTTACGTCACATTTTGTCTTTCAGAGAAACAGGTCCTTTGACAAATCTAAACCTAGTTCAGGACTGTACTATTGTACTATTGCATGTATAATCATAACATTCCAAATGCATCAGCCTATTTGAAAAGAGCCTCGGTTTCATTCCCTAGACTTGTGTATGAAGTtaaaagggacacattgccttgggtcggccgagttggtctatgaaaagcatttgaaatggatatggttcgaaagatgttttgagagtagaatgtaatgatccacacaaacatgcctcgaaattgcttggtttcccttgcttgactccacaaaatggcgtgctgtGTTAGTTCAAGGAAAACAATGCAAttccaaggcatgtttgtgtggatcattatattctacttttaaaacatctttctaaccatattgatttcataacattgatttcataacattggtttcaaacacttttcaaagaccaactcgaccgatccaaggtataacatctaaaggcagtggacactgttggtaattactcaaaataattattagcataaaaccttacttggtaacgagtaatggggagaggttgatagtgtaacaaattgtgagaaaaagctccctctgaagtaacgtaattttccacgaatttgattttgagccctcagatttaaaatttaagtttgagccctcagatttaaaatttaaggtctggaaatcaaccatcttaacgcacacgaacttcgtgtgacaagggtatttcttctttcattattatcttgcaacttcgccgaccgattgagctcaaattttcacaggtttgtttgttaatgtatatgttgagatacaatgagtgagacgactggtttttgacaattaccaatagtgtccattgtctttaaacaagaTTGAGATTTG
This Asterias amurensis chromosome 21, ASM3211899v1 DNA region includes the following protein-coding sequences:
- the LOC139952850 gene encoding uncharacterized protein — translated: MASSSRKPDFENPRKALFRSPTAVEGNQHDQPDSWKLLNRIQIEHAFEACMKNAQKELHQQRLEDLKKRLDYLAETDWKYTPAQKLIGLE